The Cellulosimicrobium sp. ES-005 genome segment CGAGACACGGTGCCGAGAGGTCCGTCCGCCCGACCGGCGGGTGGCGACGGAGCACCGGACGGGAGCACGACGTGACCACAGCGTTCGCAGGAGCGGTCCTCGACGCGGACGGACGGCCGTTCGACCGGATCCGGCTCACGGGCCTGAGCGCCACGGGGCACCACGGTGTCTTCGAGCACGAGAAGGCCGAGGGCCAGCTCTTCCGCGCCGACGTCGTGCTCCACCTCGACACGCGCGCCGCGGCGAGCGGGGACGACCTCGCCCAGACCGTGAGCTACGCGGGCGTCGCCGAGGACGTCGTGGCCGTGCTCGCGGGCTCGCCCGCCGACCTCGTGGAGACGGTGGCCGAGCGCATCGCCGCGACGATCCTCACCCACGACGAGGTCGTGGCGGTCGACGTCGCCGTGCACAAGCCCCAGGCGCCGATCACGGTCCCGTTCGAGGACGTCGAGGTCGTCATCCGCCGTGACCGCGTCGTCGTGCCGGTCGTCGGGCCGCTCGCCCGCCGGTCCGAGCAGCACGGCCTGCGCGACGCGCAGCCCGTCGCGCCGATCCCCGTGGGCTCGGTCGCCCCGGCGCTCATCCACGGCGTCGGGGACGCCCCGGTCTCCGAGGACCGCGCCGAGCTGGCCCCCGCGCCCGACGTCATGCCCCCGAGCATCCCCCCGGGTACGACGCCGGTCCCCGACGTCCCGTCCCCCACGGCCGAGGACCTGCCCGAGCCGCCGTACGGGACCGCGCACGAGGCGGCGCACGAGCCGGGAGCGGGCGGACCGCTCCTCGACGACGCGTCCGACGCGACGCGGGAGGCGCCGATCGTGGACGCGCCGACGGCGCCGACCGGCGACGACTCGACGGCCGCGGCGCCCGCCGCGGCCGCACCGGAGGAGCCGACCTACGCCGCCCGGCCCGCCGAGGAGCAGAGCCCGGCGTCGTACGACGCGCTGCTCGAGGCCGTCGCACCGCCGGCCGCGGTCGCGCCCGCCCCGGAGCCGATGCCGGGCGCGTCCGCCGCACCGGAGCCGACCCCGGCCGCCGCCGAGCCCGTCGCCCCGGCGAACCCGGCCGCCGACGCGGGTTCCGTGCCCCTGCCGGAGCGGGGCACGGAACCCGCGCCCGAGGCTGCTCCCGCTCCGTTCGACGAGCCCGCGCAGCACGCCGGTCAGCCCGAGCCCGCTGCGCCGACGTCCGCGCCGCTCGCCGCGGCCGCCGCACCGCTCGCCGCGGCCGCCGCGCCGCTCGCGGCGTCGCCCGACGCGGGCGCTCCGGTCGCGGCACCCGAGGAACCGGCTGCGCCGGGTCCGGCGGACGAGGCGCCGCCCGCCGAGCACGACCGCATGGACGACGTCCCCGCCGGGTTCGTCGAGGTGGTGCTCGCCCTCGGAGCGAACCTCGGCGACGCGCAGCAGACCCTGCGCGACGCGATCACCGACCTCGACCGGATCTCCGGGCTCGAGATCACGGAGGTCTCGCCGCTCGCGCGGACGGCCGCGGTGGGCGGCCCCGACCAGCCCGACTTCCTCAACATCGTCCTGCTCGCGCGCACGCGACTCTCGGCCCGTGACCTGCTGCACGCGTGCCAGGCCGTCGAGCACGCCCACGGCCGGGTACGCGACGAGCGCTGGGGGCCGCGCACCCTCGACGTCGACCTCGTCGTGTACGGCACGCTGACGGCCGTCGCCGACGACCTGGAGCTGCCGCACCCGCGCGCCCACGAGCGGGCGTTCGTGCTCGAGCCCTGGTCGCAGATCGACCCCGACGCCGTGCTGCCCGGTCTCGGCGGGGGACCGGTCGCCGCGCTCGCGGCGACCGCGCCCGACCGGGGCGGGATCCGGTGGCTCGCGCTCGACTGGCTGACCGACGCCGCGCCCGAGCCCACCGGGGCGGTCCCGGTCGCCACCGGGGGCTCCGACGCCCCCGCCCCGTCGGCCCCCGCGCCGGCAGAGCACGGGGTCGTCGACGACCCGTACCGGCAGCCGTCGGACGACGCCGCGACCGGACACCAGCACGCGCCCTCGACCTCGGGGCCGACGCCCGTCGGCGCGCAGGCGGCACCGGCGGACGGCCCCGCGCCGACCGGGCTCCCGCACCCGCCCGTCCCGCCGCAGACCCCGCAGCAGCCGCAGGCGCCGCACCCGGCGGTGCCCGAGCGTCCTGCGGCCCCGCAGCAGCCGCTGCCCCAGCGGCCCCCGACCCCGCAGCAGCAGCTGCCCGCTCAGCCGGTGCCGCCGCAGGAGCCCCTCGCCCCGGGCGCGGCGCTCCCCGTCGCCCCGCCGCAGGCCGCGGTCCCGCTGCAGGCGACCGCCCCGTCGGAGGCGCCCGTGGTCCGGCCCGTCTTCGCCCCGGTCTCCGAGGGCGTGGTGCCCCCCGCCGAGGGGCCGTCCACGACGGTCGTCCCGGACGGGTCGTTCGGGACGCAGCAGGACGGGGCGGGCGTCGCGCCGTTCCCCGGGCCGTCGCACCGTCCGGCGACGCTGCCCGACCCGGAGCCCCCGGCGCAGGACGCGGTCCGGCCCGCGGAGCACGGCGCCTCGGCGTTCACCTCCTTCGCGCCGGTCCACCCGGCGGCGCCGCCGGTCGCGGCACCGCACGCGCCGGCCCCCGCGGGCCCGGCGGACGCCGTCGACGACGGCATGATCCGGTCGGTGCCGTTCGCCCCGGTCCAGCCGCCCGTCCACTCGCCGAACCAGGCGTCGGCCCCCGGGCCGCTCGCCGACGCGTCGCTGCCCCCGGCGACCGACCCGTGGCCGCCGTTCGGTCCGGTCTCGGGCGCCGCGCACGACGCCCAGCGCTGATGCGGCGCACCTCGGTCCGCACCCTCCTGCTCGTGGCGGTCGCCACGGCGGTCGTGGGCTGGTTCGTCGTACGGCTCCTCCAGGGCCGCGGCACGCACCTGCCGGCGGTGCCGTGGATCGTGGACGTCGCGGTCGTCGCGCTCGCGGGGGCGGTGTTCTGGGCCGGGTGGACCGTCCGCGCCTACCAGCGGGGCAAGCGGCCCTCGCTCGACGCGATCCGCGCGGCTCGCACGTTCGTGCTGGCCAAGGCCGCCGCGCTCACGGGCGCGCTGCTCGCGGGCTGGTACGGCGCGCAGGTGCTCGTGACCCTGCCCGACCTCTCGATCGAGGCGCAGCGCGACCGCGCGGTGGCGGCGGGCGTCGCGGTCGCGTGCGCGGTGCTGCTCGCCGTGGTGGGGCTCGTGGCGGAGCGGTTCTGCCAGCTCCCGCCCGACGACCGCGGCGAGGGCCGCGAGGGCTCGACGACGCGCGAGGACCCGGAGACGCCGGGCGCGAGCACGCCCGCCTGACGCCGCGGCGCGTGGGCGTGACGCACGACACGTGACCCGGGGCGCACCGGGACGGGATGGGAGAATCGACGCATGACCGACCCTGCACGGGGCACCGATCCCCGCGGCACCGGCCCCTTCGACCCGCCCGGCGTCGAGTGGACGCGCGTGTCGCCCCGGCTGATCACCGCGCGCCTGCTGTCGGTCGGCATCACGCTCGCGGTGCCGGCCGTCGCGGCGGTCGTGCTGGCGATCCTCTTCCCGCACTGGTGGCAGTGGCTCGTGCTCGGGGTGCTCGTGCTCCTCGGGCTGTGGGCGCTCGTGCTCGTCCCGCGCCAGGTGCGCGCGATCGGGTACGCCGAGCGCGACGACGACCTGCTGATCCGCCACGGCATCATGTTCCGCCAGCTCGTGGTCGTGCCGTACGGCCGCATGCAGTACGTCGACGTGCAGGCCGGGCCGCTCGCGCGCAAGCTCGGCATCGCGCAGGTGCAGCTCCACACGGCGTCGGCGTCGACCGACGCGACGATCGACGGTCTCGAGCCCGCCGAGGCGGAGCGCCTGCGCGACCGTCTCGCGTCGCGCGGCGAGGCGAGGCTGGCGGGCCTGTGAGCGAAGCACCGGCCACCGACGACCTCGTGTGGCACCGGGTGCACCCGGTCACCCCGCTCGTGCGCGGCTGGACGGTCATCGCGGTGCTGCTCGTCGTCGTCGGGCAGCAGACGCTCAACGGCCTGCCGGAGGGCGAGAACCTCCTCGAGGGGAACCGCTGGTGGATGATCCTCCTCGGCATCCTCGTGGTCGGGCTCGTGGGACTGGGGTACTCGGCGCTCGCGTGGCGCATGACGAGCTACGCGGTCGACGACGAGTCCGTGCACCTGCGCACGGGCGTGCTGTTCCGGCAGCAGCGCAAGGCGCGGCTGGACCGGCTCCAGGCGGTCGACGTCGTGCAGCCGCTCCTCGCGCGCTTCTTCGGCCTCGCGGAGCTCAAGCTCGAGGTCGCCGGGGGCGCGGACTCGGGCGTGAAGCTCGGCTTCCTCAAGGAGGTGGAGGCCAACCGGCTGCGCAACGACCTGCTCGCGCGCGCCGCCGGACTGCGGGTCGCGCGCGAGCGCCCGGTCGGCGTCCCGACGGCGGATGCCACCGGGACGGAGGGGACCGTCGCTGGCCCGCCCGGCGCGACGCCCGACGCCGGGGCGGACGCACCCGGGCCGGTGGCCGACGGGCTCCTGGTCGCCCCCGAGGCGCCCGAGCAGCCGGTCACCGCGGTCGGGCCGGGGCGGCTCGTCGCCTCGCTCGTGCGGTCGGGCGCGACGGTCGGCCTCGTCCTCGGTGTCCTGGGGATCGCCGGGGTCGTCGTCGGCACGCGCGAGATCGGGATCCTGTTCAGCGCCCTGCCCGCGGTCCTCGGGTTCGGCGGCTTCCTGTTCTCCCGGTTCTCGGGCGAGTTCGGCTTCCGCTCGGCGATCTCGCCCGACGGCATCCGGCTGCGGCACGGCCTCCTGGAGACCCGGTCCCAGACGATCCCGCCCGGGCGCGTCCAGGCCGTGCGGCTGCGGCAGGGCCCGTTCTGGCGCGGGCCGGACTGGTGGCGGGTCGACGTCAACGTCGCGGGCTACGGCGTGAGCTCCGACGGCTCGGACACGACGAGCGTGCTGCTGCCCGTCGGGACGCGCGACGAGGCGCTCGCCGCGCTGTGGCTCGTGCTGCCCGACCTCGGCACGTCCGACCCGCGCGCGCTCCTCGACGAGGGCCTGTCCGGCCTCGACGCGGGCGAGCACTTCACGGTGACCCCGCGGCGCGCGCGCCTGCTCGACCTCGTGTCGTGGCGGCGCAACGGCTTCGCCGTGACCGACCGCGCGCTCGTGCTGCGCGGCGGGCGGGTGTTCCGCAGCCTCGTCGTCGTACCGCACGAGCGCACGCAGTCGCTCGGGCTCGAGCAGGGCCCGCTGCAGCGCCGCTTCGACGTCGCGACGTTCGCGGTGCACTCCACGCCCGGCCCGGTCTCGCCGAAGGTCTGGCATCTCGACGCGGGCGACGCCGCGCGCCTCCTCGACACCCAGGCCGAGCGCGCCCGCGAGGCCCGCGCGCACGCCGGCCCGGAGCTGTGGATGCGTCGCGACGACGTCCCGCTGGTACCCGCGTCCGCACCGGCCGCCGAGTCGCCTCCCGCCCCCGGTGCGGCACCCGACGACCGTCCGGCCGCCGACGGGGAGCAGCCGTGAGCGCGGCGGCGTCACGGCCCGGACGCCTCGGCGTGGGCGTCGTGGGGGCGGGCCGGGTCGGGGCGGTGCTCGGGAGCGCGCTGCGCGCCACCGGCCACGCGGTCGTCGGCGCGAGCGGCGTGTCCGACGCCTCGCGCGAGCGGATCGAGACCCTCCTGCCCGGCGTGCCGGTGCTGGAGGTCCCGCAGGTCGTGGAGCGCGCGGAGCTCGTGCTCCTCGCCGTGCCCGACGACGCGCTGGGCGACATGGTCCGCGGCCTCGCCGACGTGGGGGCCTGGCAGCCGGGGCAGATCGTGGTGCACACGTCCGGTCGCTACGGGACCTCGGTGCTCGACCCGGCCCGCGCCGCAGGGGCGATCCCGCTCGCCCTGCACCCGGCCATGACCTTCACCGGCACGTCGCTCGACCTCGCGCGGCTCGAGGGCACGACGTTCGCCGTCACCGCGCCGGGGCCGGTCCTGCCGATCGGGCAGGCGCTCGTCGTCGAGCTCGGCGGGGAGCCCGTCGTCGTGGCGGAGGAGTCCCGCGGCCTCTACCACGCGGCCCTCGCGCACGGGGCGAACCACCTCGTCGTCCTCGTCGCCCAGGCGGCGCAGGCGCTGGAGGCCGCGGGCGTCGACCGGCCGGGGCGCGCGCTCGCCCCGCTGCTCGCCGCCGCGCTCGACGGCGCGACCCGCGGCGCCGACGCGGGCGCCGAGTCGGGGACCGGGTCGGGCGCCGGCGCTCTCCTCGGCCTCACCGGTCCCGTGGTGCGCGGCGACGTCGGCACCGTCCGCGAGCACCTGGCCGCCCTCGACGCGCTCGCGGCGACGAGCGACGCGGCCGACGTGCCGCCGTCGTACCGGGCGCTGAGCCGCGCCGCGACCCACCGCGCGCTCGCGGGCGGTCGCCTCGACGAGCGGACGGCCCGCGCGCTGCTCGACGCGCTCGGCGCGGACCCCGACGAGCCCGCCGCCCCCTCCGACCCCGAGGGTGCGCGGCACGACGACGAAGGAACGGCATGACCACCACCCCCCGCCCGGACGCCTCGGCCGCCTCGGCCGACGTCTCGACCGCGACCCCGCGCGTCGTCGCGACCCGTGCCGACCTCCGCGCGACGCTCGACGCCTGGTCCGCCGAGCACCCGGGCGCGCGCCGCGCCGTCGTCATGACGATGGGCGCGCTGCACGCCGGGCACCTCGAGCTCGTGCGGCGGGCGCGGGCCGAGGTCGGGCCGCACGGCCAGGTCGTGGTCACCGACTTCGTCAACCCGCTCCAGTTCGGGCCGGGCGAGGACTTCGAGCGCTACCCGCGCGACGTCGCGGCGGACGTCGCGCTCCTCGCGGCCGCCGGAGCCGACGTCGCGGTGGACGTCGTCTTCGCCCCGACCGTCGAGGAGCTGTACCCGGACCTCGGGTCGACGGGCGGCACCGGCCCGATCGTCCGGGTCACCTCGGGCCGGATCGGCACCGTGCTGGAGGGCGCGTCGCGACCCGGCCACTTCGACGGCGTGCTCACGGTCGTCCTCAAGCTGCTCCACCTCGTGCGCCCGGACGTCGCGGTGTTCGGGGCCAAGGACGCGCAGCAGCTCCTCGCGGTGCGGCGCCTGGTCGCCGACCTCGACCTCGACGTGGAGATCCTCGCGGTGCCCACCGTGCGCGAGGCGGACGGCCTCGCGCGCTCGTCGCGCAACGCCTACCTGTCGCCCGCCGAGCGGGACCGGGCGCTCGCGCTGAGCCGCGCGCTGCAGGCCGGGCAGGGCGCCGCGGCGGCGGGCGCCGACGCCGGGAGCGTCCTCGCCGCGGCGCGGGGAATCCTGGACGCCGCCGACGGCGTTGACCTGGATTACGTGGTGCTCGTCGATCCCGCTACCGTGGAGGACCTGGCGCCCGGCGCCGTCGGCCCCGGGCTCCTCCTGGTCGCGGCACGCGTGGGCACCACCCGTCTCATCGACAACGCGGCCGTCGAGATCGCGCCGCCCGCGACCCGGGCCGCCGACCCCGCCGGCCGTGCCCCCGCACCTGGAGGTACCGCGTGACCGCGCCGACCCCGCCGAGCCCGCACCGTCGTCCGGCGTCCCTGCAGCGCCCCATGATGATCGGCAAGATCCACCGCGCGACGGTGACGCAGGCCGACCTGCACTACGTCGGCTCGATCACCGTGGACGCCGACCTGCTCGACGCCGCGGACCTCTACCCGGGCCAGCAGGTCGACGTCGTGGACGTCACCAACGGAGCCCGCCTGACGACGTACGTCATCCCGGGCGAGCGCGGCGCCGGGCAGGTGTGCATCAACGGCGCCGCCGCGCACCTCGTGAAGCCGGGCGACGTGGTCATCCTCATCGCGTACGGCATGCTCGACGACGCCGACGCGCGCACCTACCTGCCGAACGTCGTCTTCGTGGACGCGCAGAACCGGATCGTCGAGCTCTCGGACGAGCCCGGCCTCGTGCCCGCGGGTCACGGCCTCGAGGCGAGCGGGCTGCCGTTCGGCCCGTTCCGCGCCGGGGGCGGCGCGGGGGCGGCCGGCGGCGACGCGTCCGTGGTGCGCCCCGCGTGAGCGGACGCGGCGGGTCCTCGACGCCTGCGCACGTTCGGACGCTCGCCCGGACCCTCGCCGCCCCGGCGCCGGGCTGGACGACGACGACGGACGTCGTCGTCGTCGGCTCGGGCATCGCGGGCCTCACCGCCGCGCTCGAGCTGCGCACGAGAGTGCCGCGCGTCCTGCTCGTGACGAAGGGCGAGCTGTCGTCGGGCTCCACGGTGTGGGCGCAGGGCGGCATCGCCGCGGCGCTCGACCCCGAGGACTCGCCCGAGGCGCACCTCGCGGACACGCTCGTCGCGGGCGGCGGCGTGTGCGACCCGGCCGCCGTCGAGGTGCTCGTCACCGAGGGTCCGGCGCGCGTGCGCGAGCTCGTCGCGCGCGGCGCGAACTTCGACCGGGCCGAGAACGGCGACATCGCCCTGACGCGCGAGGGCGGTCACCACGCCGACCGCATCGCGCACGCGGGCGGCGACGCGACCGGGGCCGAGATCTCGCGCGCTCTCGTCGCGCAGCTCGAGGCGGTCCGCGCCGACCCGGGCATCGAGGTCATCGAGAACGCGCTCGTGCTCGACGTCCTCACCGGTGCGGGACCGGACGGCTCCCCGCGTGCCTGCGGTGTCACGCTCCACGTGCGGGGCGAGGGCACGCGCGACGGCGTCGGGGCGGTGCTCGCGCGCGCGGTCGTGCTCGCGACCGGGGGAGTGGGGCAGGTGTTCCGCTCGTCGACCAACCCGCCGCAGGCCACGGGCGACGGCATCGCCGCGGCGCTGCGTGCGGGCGCGACGCTCGGCGACCTCGAGTTCGTGCAGTTCCACCCCACGGTGCTGTGGCTCGGCCTCGGCGCCAAGGGGCAGCTCCCGCTCATCTCCGAGGCCGTGCGGGGCGAGGGCGCGATCCTCCTCGACACCGACGGCCACCGGTTCATGCCCGCGCAGCACCCCATGGCCGAGCTCGCGCCGCGCGACGTCGTCGCGCACGCGATCGTGCGGCAGATGGCCGCGACGGGCTCGGACCACGTGCTGCTCGACGCGCGCCACCTCGGCGCCGACTTCCTGCGCTCGCGCTTCCCCACGATCACGGAGCGGCTCGCGGAGAACGGCCTCGACTGGACCGAGGAGCCCGTCCCCGTGGCGCCCGCGCAGCACTACCACTCGGGCGGTGTCGTGACCGACCTGCACGGGAGGTCCACCGTCGACGGCCTCTACGCCATCGGCGAGGTCGCGTGCACGGGCGTCCACGGCGCCAACCGGCTCGCCTCCAACTCGCTGCTCGAGGGCCTGGTGTTCGCGCACCGCGCGGCGCGCCAGATCACCGACCGGGTCGCGGCGGGCGAGCTCGAGCAGGTCGAGCCGTCCGGCCGGCCGGGGCCGTCCGCGCTCGTCGCGGCCGCGGCGCGCTCACGCATCCAGTCGATCGCCTCGGCGGGCCCCGGTGTGATCCGCGACGGCGACGGCCTCGCCGTCGCCGCGGCCCGGCTCGCCGCGGTCCGGACCGACGCGCACGAGGCGAGCGACGTCGTCGCACAGCCGCAGGCCGCGGAGTGGGAGACGACGAACGTCCACCAGGTCGCGACCGCCCTCACCGCGGCGGCGGCGCTGCGCACGGAGAGCCGCGGCGGCCACTTCCGCACCGACTTCCCGGACACGGACCCGGCCTGGGAGCGCCGCGTGCTGGTGTCGCTCGACGCCGACGGAACGCTCCGCGTCGGCTGACGGACCCCGCGCCGAGCACGACGTTGCGGTCGTCATCCGCCGGATAACGACCGCAACGTCGTGCTCGACGGAGCGCAGGGTCGTGCTCGGCGCCACGTGGGGCCGACTACCGTGGGGGCGTGAGCAGCCCTGCCGAGCCCGTGCCCGCCCTTCCGTCCGACGGCGGAGCGCCGCCCGTCCCGTCACGCGTCGAGCCGGGGCTCGAGCCGGCGTGGATCGCCGAGACCGTCGCGCGGGCGCTCGACGAGGACCTGGGCGTCGCGCCGGGCCGCGACGTCACGACGCAGGCGACCGTGCCGCCGTCGGCCACGGGGACCGCGCACCTCGTGGCGCGCGCGGACGGGGTCGTGGCGGGGCTCGTCGTCGTCGAGGAGGTGACGCGGCAGGTCGCGGAGCGGTTCGGCCTCCCGCCCGTCGAGGTGACGTTCGTCGCGTCCGACGGCGAGGCCGTCGGACGCGGCCGCGTGCTCGCCGCGCTGACCGGCCCCGTCCAGGTGCTGCTCACCGCCGAGCGCACGCTGCTCAACCTCGCGAGCCGCGCGTCGGGCGTCGCGACGGCGACGCGTGCGTGGGCGCGCGAGCTCGCCGGGACGGGCACGCAGGTGCTGGACACGCGCAAGACGACGCCCGGCCTGCGCGCGCTGGAGAAGTACGCCGTGCGCGCCGGGGGCGGGACGAACAAGCGCATGGGGCTCTACGACGTCGCGATGGTCAAGGACAACCACGTCGTGGCCGCCGGGTCGGTGAGCGCCGCGATCGACGCGATCCGCCGCACGTTCCCGGACGTGCTCGTCCAGGTCGAGGCCGACACGACGGCACAGGCGCTCGAGGCCGTCGCGGCGGGCGCGGACTTCCTGCTGCTCGACAACATGCCGACCCCGGTCCTCGCCGAGACGGTCGCGGCCGTCCGGGCGCGCGAGGGGACGGACGGCGTCCCGGCGAAGGTCGAGCTCGAGGCGACGGGCAACCTCACGCTGGACCGCGCGCGCGAGGTCGCGGGCACCGGCGTCGACTACCTCTCGGTCGGCGCGCTCACCCACTCGGCCCCGATCCTGGACCTCGCGCTCGACCTCCTCCCCACCCTCCCGCCGAGGTAGAGCCCTGGTCCCGCGAGGTAGAGCCCTGGTCATGACCACGGCTCTACCTCGCGCGACCACGGCTCTACCTCGCCAGACCGGGGCTCTACCTCGGCGACGCGGGAGCGTCGGTAGAATCCTCGGGTGACCTCCCCCGACGGAACCCCCTCTCCTGACGCGCGCCAGCCCGAGGAGCACGTCGACGACGTGCCGGAGCAGATGCAGGTCCGCCGCGAGAAGCGCGAGCGGATCCTCGCACGGGGCGACGAGCCGTACCCCGTCTCCGTCCCGCGCACGACGACGATCGCCGACGTCCGGGCCGCGTACGCGCACCTGGGGACCGGCGAGGAGACGCAGGACGAGGTCGGCGTCGCCGGCCGGGTCGTGTTCCTGCGCAACACCGGCAAGCTGTGCTTCGCCACGCTGCAGGACGGCGAGGGGAACCGCCTGCAGGTCATGCTCAGCCAGGCCGTCGTGGGCGAGGAGTCGCTCGCGGCGTTCAAGGCGGACGTCGACCTGGGCGACCACCTCTTCGCGCACGGCCGCGTCATCAGCTCGCGCCGCGGCGAGCTGAGCGTGTTCGCCGACGCGTGGCAGATCGCCGCGAAGGCGCTGCGGCCGCTCCCGGTGCTCCACAAGGAGCTCTCGGAGGAGGCGCGCGTGCGCCAGCGCTACGTCGACCTCATCGCGCGCCCGGCCGCCCGGGACACGGTGCGTCTGCGCGCCGCCGTCGTGCGCTCGATCCGCGAGAACTTCTGGGAGCGCGGTTTCGTCGAGGTCGAGACGCCGATGCTGCAGACGCGCCCGGAGGGCGCGGCGGCACGCCAGTTCGAGACGCACATGAATGCATTCGACATCGACCTGTTCCTGCGCATCGCCCCGGAGCTGTTCCTCAAGCGCGCGGCGGTCGGCGGTGTCGAGAAGGTGTTCGAGATCAACCGCAACTTCCGTAACGAGGGCGTCGACTCCACGCACTCGCCGGAATTCGCGATGCTCGAGGCGTACGAGGCCTACGGCGACTACGACACGATGGCCGTGCTCACGCAGAACCTCGTGCAGCGCGCCGCGCAGGACGCGCTCGGCACGACTCTCGTCACGCTCGCCGACGGCACGGAATACGACCTCGGCGGCGAATGGACGCAGCTGAAGATGTACGACTCGCTCTCGGACGCGCTGGGCGAGGCGATCACGCCCGAGACGTCGGTCGAGTCGCTGCGGAAGTACGCCGACACGTTCGAGCTCACCTTCGACCCGAAGAACGTCAACCACGGCAAGCTCGTCGAGGGCCTGTGGGAGCACCTGGTGGGCGACCACCTCGTCGCGCCGACGTTCGTGCGCGACTTCCCCGTCGAGACCTCCCCGCTCACGCGTGACCACCGGGCGGTGCGCGGCCAGGTCGAGAAGTGGGACCTGTACGTGCGCGGCGTCGAGCTCGCGACCGCGTACTCCGAGCTCGTGGACCCGGTGGTCCAGCGCCAGCGCTTCGAGGCGCAGGCGCTGCTCGCGGCCGCCGGCGACGAGGAGGCCATGCGCATCGACGAGGACTTCCTGACCGCGATGGAGTACGCGATGCCGCCGTCGGGCGGCATGGGCCTGGGCATCGACCGTCTGCTCATGGCGCTGACCGGCCTCGGCATCCGCGAGACCATCCTCTTCCCGCTCGTGAAGCCCGCGCAGTAGCGCGGCCGAGACCTAGGATCGACAGCATGGACATCTGGCCCACCGTCGCGGCGCTGATCCCCTCGATCGGCGTCGGCGTGCTCTTCTACGTCGCGATGCGCGCGATCGTGCGCGCCGACCGCAACGAGCGCGCCGCGCTCGCGCGCCTCGACGCGGAACAGGAATCGGCCGTCGACGGGAATGTCACGGCCTCGCGCGACTCCTGATTCCCGCACGGTGCCGCGCGCAAAGAGCGAGAAAATGACGTACCCGCGTCCAGGAATGGTGGGCGCCGTGCCGGGGCGACACGCGCCGGACAACGGCGTGGCCAATTGACGGTCCCGACTTTTCGATGGCATCCTGACGAGGACAATCATTCCTGTGAAGCGTGAGGTAACCACAGTGGCCCAGAAAGTCCAGGTAATTCTCGTCGACGACCTCGACGGGGGCGCGGCCGACGAGACCGTCACGTTCGCACTCGACGGCGTCTCCTACGAGATCGACCTCAGCACCAAGAATGCACAGGAGCTGCGCGACGCCTTCGCGTCGTGGGTCGGCAACGCGCGCAAGGTCTCGTCCCGCACGAGCACGGCCCGCCCCGCGCGCCGCAGCAGCCGCTCCGCCGGTTCCGCCCGCGCGACCGAGGTCCGCGAGTGGGCCCGCGCCAACGGCTACACGGTCAACGACCGTGGCCGCATCTCCCAGGAGATCCAGACGGCCTACGACGCCGCGCACTGACGCGACACCGCACGAGCACCGGAGCGCCCCGCCGACGAGCCCGTCGGCGGGGCGCTCTCGCGTCCACGGGCGTCGTCCCGCCGGCCCGGTGGTCGGCCGGTGCCGGAGGCACCCGCCCGGAGAACTAGGCTCGGGTCATGACCTCCGCGACCCGCGCTCTCTGGATCGGCACCTACCCGCACCCGGCGAACGGCGGTGCGGAGGGCGTGTGGCGCGTCGGGCTCGACGTCGACGCCGCGGCCGGGACGGGGTCGTTCGTGGGCGGGGTGCTGGCGGCCGAGACGCCGTCGCCGTCGTTCCTCGCGCTGGACGGCGACACCCTGTACGCGGTGGGGGAGACGCAGTCGGGCTCGGTGTCGGCGTTCGCCGTCGGGCCGGACGGCGGCCTCGCACCCCGGGGCGGGCCCGTCGCCACGGGCGGGACGTACCCGTGCCACGTGGCCGTGAGCGGCGA includes the following:
- the lysS gene encoding lysine--tRNA ligase is translated as MQVRREKRERILARGDEPYPVSVPRTTTIADVRAAYAHLGTGEETQDEVGVAGRVVFLRNTGKLCFATLQDGEGNRLQVMLSQAVVGEESLAAFKADVDLGDHLFAHGRVISSRRGELSVFADAWQIAAKALRPLPVLHKELSEEARVRQRYVDLIARPAARDTVRLRAAVVRSIRENFWERGFVEVETPMLQTRPEGAAARQFETHMNAFDIDLFLRIAPELFLKRAAVGGVEKVFEINRNFRNEGVDSTHSPEFAMLEAYEAYGDYDTMAVLTQNLVQRAAQDALGTTLVTLADGTEYDLGGEWTQLKMYDSLSDALGEAITPETSVESLRKYADTFELTFDPKNVNHGKLVEGLWEHLVGDHLVAPTFVRDFPVETSPLTRDHRAVRGQVEKWDLYVRGVELATAYSELVDPVVQRQRFEAQALLAAAGDEEAMRIDEDFLTAMEYAMPPSGGMGLGIDRLLMALTGLGIRETILFPLVKPAQ
- a CDS encoding L-aspartate oxidase; its protein translation is MSGRGGSSTPAHVRTLARTLAAPAPGWTTTTDVVVVGSGIAGLTAALELRTRVPRVLLVTKGELSSGSTVWAQGGIAAALDPEDSPEAHLADTLVAGGGVCDPAAVEVLVTEGPARVRELVARGANFDRAENGDIALTREGGHHADRIAHAGGDATGAEISRALVAQLEAVRADPGIEVIENALVLDVLTGAGPDGSPRACGVTLHVRGEGTRDGVGAVLARAVVLATGGVGQVFRSSTNPPQATGDGIAAALRAGATLGDLEFVQFHPTVLWLGLGAKGQLPLISEAVRGEGAILLDTDGHRFMPAQHPMAELAPRDVVAHAIVRQMAATGSDHVLLDARHLGADFLRSRFPTITERLAENGLDWTEEPVPVAPAQHYHSGGVVTDLHGRSTVDGLYAIGEVACTGVHGANRLASNSLLEGLVFAHRAARQITDRVAAGELEQVEPSGRPGPSALVAAAARSRIQSIASAGPGVIRDGDGLAVAAARLAAVRTDAHEASDVVAQPQAAEWETTNVHQVATALTAAAALRTESRGGHFRTDFPDTDPAWERRVLVSLDADGTLRVG
- the panD gene encoding aspartate 1-decarboxylase produces the protein MMIGKIHRATVTQADLHYVGSITVDADLLDAADLYPGQQVDVVDVTNGARLTTYVIPGERGAGQVCINGAAAHLVKPGDVVILIAYGMLDDADARTYLPNVVFVDAQNRIVELSDEPGLVPAGHGLEASGLPFGPFRAGGGAGAAGGDASVVRPA
- the nadC gene encoding carboxylating nicotinate-nucleotide diphosphorylase, producing MPALPSDGGAPPVPSRVEPGLEPAWIAETVARALDEDLGVAPGRDVTTQATVPPSATGTAHLVARADGVVAGLVVVEEVTRQVAERFGLPPVEVTFVASDGEAVGRGRVLAALTGPVQVLLTAERTLLNLASRASGVATATRAWARELAGTGTQVLDTRKTTPGLRALEKYAVRAGGGTNKRMGLYDVAMVKDNHVVAAGSVSAAIDAIRRTFPDVLVQVEADTTAQALEAVAAGADFLLLDNMPTPVLAETVAAVRAREGTDGVPAKVELEATGNLTLDRAREVAGTGVDYLSVGALTHSAPILDLALDLLPTLPPR
- a CDS encoding Lsr2 family protein yields the protein MAQKVQVILVDDLDGGAADETVTFALDGVSYEIDLSTKNAQELRDAFASWVGNARKVSSRTSTARPARRSSRSAGSARATEVREWARANGYTVNDRGRISQEIQTAYDAAH
- the panC gene encoding pantoate--beta-alanine ligase: MTTTPRPDASAASADVSTATPRVVATRADLRATLDAWSAEHPGARRAVVMTMGALHAGHLELVRRARAEVGPHGQVVVTDFVNPLQFGPGEDFERYPRDVAADVALLAAAGADVAVDVVFAPTVEELYPDLGSTGGTGPIVRVTSGRIGTVLEGASRPGHFDGVLTVVLKLLHLVRPDVAVFGAKDAQQLLAVRRLVADLDLDVEILAVPTVREADGLARSSRNAYLSPAERDRALALSRALQAGQGAAAAGADAGSVLAAARGILDAADGVDLDYVVLVDPATVEDLAPGAVGPGLLLVAARVGTTRLIDNAAVEIAPPATRAADPAGRAPAPGGTA